A genomic window from Venenivibrio stagnispumantis includes:
- a CDS encoding polyribonucleotide nucleotidyltransferase — protein MEGFKVETIINNAPYIIETGYFAKQANGAVIVRQGDTAVLVTAVISEEAIADIDFLPLTVDYRERSYAYGRIPGGFVKREGKPTDREILISRNIDRPIRPLFPKGFYNDVIISAITLSADDQFDPDVLAMVGASAALTISEAPFEGPIGAVRVCRVNGQFIVNPTYREIAQSDLEIVMAGTKDAIVMVEGGAKEVPEEEILEAIMFGHNELKKLIDIQEELKAKCGKEKIKIAVEEDLDIKEKLKKATYEKLKEAFNILDKKERNKRISEIFEEAIIVLQIPEEKKKRASLFYKEIVSNVMREKVAKEKIRIDGRKPDEIRPIWIKTGVFPRIHGSAIFTRGQTQAFVAVTLGAPGEEQIEESIELGEVTKRFMLHYNFPPFSTGEAKPMRPPSRREIGHGNLAERALEPLIPSEEEFPYVIRVVSDILESNGSTSMATVCGGSLALFDAGVPMKKHVAGIAMGLLKEEDSFVILTDILGDEDHLGDMDFKVAGTRDGVTSIQMDIKIKGLTREILEEALKKAREGRLYILDLMYQAIPEPRKELSPYAPSVVKLRVLPEKIPVIIGPAGKNIKKIIEETGVKIDIEPDGLIKIYSVHKANAEKAIEMINELTMDIEVGEVYLGKVTRVEDYGAFLELLPGKLSLLHVSQISDKRLKSAKDAVKVGDIIKVKVTEIDDQGRIKVSAKDVKESDEPKNKLIE, from the coding sequence ATGGAAGGATTTAAAGTAGAAACCATTATAAATAATGCTCCTTATATTATTGAAACCGGATATTTTGCAAAACAAGCAAATGGTGCAGTAATAGTAAGGCAAGGGGACACAGCAGTTTTAGTAACTGCTGTAATTTCTGAAGAAGCAATAGCGGATATAGATTTTTTACCACTTACCGTTGATTATAGAGAAAGAAGTTATGCTTATGGTAGAATACCAGGTGGATTTGTAAAAAGAGAAGGAAAACCAACAGATAGGGAGATATTAATATCAAGAAATATAGATAGACCTATCAGACCATTATTTCCAAAAGGCTTTTATAATGATGTAATAATTTCTGCAATCACATTATCTGCAGATGACCAATTTGACCCAGATGTTTTAGCAATGGTTGGGGCTTCTGCTGCTTTAACAATTTCAGAAGCTCCTTTTGAAGGACCTATTGGAGCAGTTAGAGTATGTAGAGTAAATGGACAATTTATAGTAAATCCAACATATAGAGAAATTGCCCAGTCTGATTTAGAAATTGTGATGGCCGGAACAAAAGATGCAATAGTAATGGTAGAAGGTGGAGCAAAAGAAGTTCCGGAAGAAGAAATATTAGAAGCAATAATGTTTGGACATAATGAACTTAAAAAATTAATAGATATTCAAGAAGAATTAAAAGCAAAATGCGGTAAAGAAAAAATAAAAATTGCAGTAGAAGAAGATTTAGATATAAAAGAAAAATTAAAAAAAGCAACTTATGAAAAATTAAAAGAAGCATTTAATATATTAGATAAAAAAGAAAGAAACAAAAGAATTTCAGAAATTTTTGAAGAAGCTATAATAGTTCTACAAATTCCAGAAGAAAAGAAAAAAAGAGCTTCATTGTTCTATAAAGAGATTGTAAGTAATGTAATGAGAGAAAAAGTTGCAAAAGAAAAAATTCGTATAGATGGAAGAAAACCTGATGAAATAAGACCAATTTGGATAAAAACCGGAGTATTCCCAAGAATTCATGGTTCTGCGATCTTTACAAGAGGACAAACACAGGCATTTGTAGCAGTTACACTTGGAGCTCCTGGGGAAGAACAGATAGAAGAAAGTATAGAGCTTGGAGAAGTAACTAAAAGATTTATGCTCCATTATAACTTTCCACCATTTAGCACCGGTGAAGCTAAGCCAATGAGACCACCTTCAAGAAGGGAAATTGGACACGGGAATTTAGCAGAAAGAGCTTTAGAACCTTTAATACCTTCTGAAGAAGAATTTCCTTATGTTATAAGAGTTGTGTCAGATATTCTTGAATCAAATGGTTCTACATCTATGGCTACCGTTTGTGGTGGTTCCCTTGCATTATTTGATGCCGGTGTACCTATGAAGAAACATGTAGCCGGTATAGCAATGGGATTATTAAAAGAAGAAGATAGTTTCGTAATTCTTACAGACATACTCGGCGATGAAGACCATCTTGGAGATATGGATTTTAAAGTAGCAGGCACAAGAGATGGTGTTACTTCTATTCAGATGGATATAAAAATAAAAGGCTTAACAAGAGAAATTTTAGAAGAAGCTCTAAAAAAAGCAAGAGAAGGAAGATTATATATTTTAGATTTAATGTATCAAGCTATTCCTGAGCCAAGAAAAGAGTTATCTCCTTATGCTCCTTCTGTTGTTAAACTTAGAGTTTTACCTGAAAAAATACCTGTAATAATAGGTCCAGCAGGTAAGAATATTAAGAAAATAATAGAAGAAACCGGCGTAAAAATAGATATAGAACCGGATGGATTAATAAAAATATACTCAGTTCATAAAGCAAATGCAGAAAAAGCAATAGAAATGATAAATGAGCTTACTATGGATATAGAAGTAGGGGAAGTTTATCTTGGAAAAGTTACAAGGGTAGAAGATTACGGAGCATTTTTAGAGCTTTTACCTGGTAAATTATCTTTATTACATGTTTCTCAAATTAGTGATAAAAGATTAAAATCTGCAAAAGATGCAGTTAAAGTTGGAGATATTATAAAAGTAAAAGTTACAGAAATAGATGATCAAGGTAGAATAAAAGTATCTGCCAAAGATGTAAAAGAATCTGACGAACCAAAAAATAAATTAATAGAATAA
- the rpsO gene encoding 30S ribosomal protein S15 codes for MSITVEKKQELIKKFALHEKDTGSPEVQIAILTERINNLTEHIKANKKDLHSRRGLIGLVNKRRKLLNYLKRESEERYKKIVEELGLRESAGSK; via the coding sequence ATGTCAATAACTGTAGAAAAAAAACAGGAATTAATTAAAAAATTTGCATTACATGAGAAAGATACTGGTTCTCCAGAAGTACAAATTGCAATTTTAACAGAAAGAATTAATAATTTAACAGAGCATATCAAAGCAAATAAAAAAGACCTTCATTCAAGAAGAGGATTAATAGGTCTTGTTAATAAAAGAAGAAAACTTTTAAATTATTTAAAAAGAGAAAGTGAAGAAAGATATAAAAAGATAGTAGAGGAACTTGGATTAAGAGAATCAGCTGGGAGCAAATAA
- a CDS encoding efflux RND transporter permease subunit, which translates to MNGKNFFLFLIQRKFAILLALLLLSYIGYISSKDIPRDVFPNVFFPRIEVSIENGFAPVEQMLLEVTKPAEESLKTIQNVEKIVSSTSVGSTDINMYFDWNIDPYLALQFVQARVAELKNRLPSNSNIVVRQATPSMYPIAIYGICSNSVPKEKLTEILYYQIKPILLSVNGVYDIELKAPQWQEYHIILDLNKIENYNVDINNLISYLKEQTKIDFIGQLDSFHKQYIISLYQKPTDIYKFLQLKIPVSNGRFISLSDIAIIVSSTNPIKSISGFSGYENAVVFNLLRQPNANAVEVVKNVDDTIENINQKLKTQGIIIKKSYDSTAFVEMAIKSVKDAIILGSVIAVFIIFLFLRKIKLSLITLFIIPVIFFITIIGIKITNLDFNLFSLGGLAAAIGGLIDHIIIVIENIERHLRQGKDKLNAVIDGSKEIIPLMSIATFISIIVFIPLLLVSGIVGVFFKQLALVLVATYLISQLLAIFFVPVVAYILLPQKEEKKIDIIDKFKEKYINFLKKSFKYDYISVPIIIIGMITTFFLYKTLPSTFLPKWDEGNLVLDFKFPTGTSLEESYKEAMNIGEIINSIPEVESWTLRIGTSLGNIITQPNIGDFLVVLKNDRQRDIFQIKEELREKINSRFPNLEEFDLPQVLEDRLADIMGEEAPISVILYGSDPEKLIKTGQSIENMLRQQPILEEVNLKTNYVSPSIKITLKPDAEAIYGITINDIYNQIYNIYWGNVIGNIMQGEKIFNIRILTTQKKDFFEINDLKIYSNKLGKLIPISYVADIKIKDKEAEVTHYNLSPVAIITVRFKGNDMSKAIQEVKETLRKAQIPRDISPIISGFYKEQQKSFKEMFIVIIISIIVILIALMFQFKNLNISISILLALILTLLGVFIGLFLTKKPIDITALMGMLIVLSIVINNNILIFDFYEKNQQNNITETEKILNAISVRFRPIMMTMLSNSFAMLPIALAIGTGTQIIQNLAIAMIGGLIFAIIVNLYIIPLFFHYLKRKLQF; encoded by the coding sequence ATGAATGGAAAAAATTTTTTCTTATTTTTAATCCAAAGAAAATTTGCAATCTTATTAGCTTTATTATTACTTTCTTATATTGGTTATATCTCTTCTAAGGATATTCCAAGAGATGTTTTCCCGAATGTTTTTTTTCCAAGGATAGAAGTATCAATTGAAAATGGTTTTGCACCAGTAGAACAAATGCTTTTAGAAGTTACAAAACCTGCTGAAGAATCTTTAAAAACGATACAGAATGTAGAAAAAATAGTATCATCAACATCTGTTGGTTCTACTGATATTAATATGTATTTTGATTGGAATATTGACCCATATTTAGCTTTACAATTTGTTCAGGCAAGAGTTGCAGAATTAAAAAATAGATTACCATCAAATTCAAATATTGTAGTAAGACAGGCAACTCCAAGTATGTATCCAATAGCAATATATGGAATATGTTCAAATTCTGTACCAAAAGAGAAATTGACAGAAATTCTTTATTATCAAATAAAACCAATTCTTTTATCTGTAAATGGAGTTTACGATATAGAGTTAAAAGCTCCTCAATGGCAAGAATATCATATCATTTTAGATTTAAACAAAATTGAAAATTATAATGTTGATATAAATAATCTCATTTCATATTTGAAAGAACAGACAAAAATTGATTTTATCGGTCAGTTAGACTCTTTCCATAAACAATATATTATATCTTTATATCAAAAACCAACAGATATTTATAAATTTTTGCAGCTAAAAATTCCTGTTTCAAATGGAAGATTTATCAGCCTTTCAGATATAGCTATAATTGTTAGTTCTACAAATCCAATAAAATCAATATCTGGATTTTCCGGTTATGAAAATGCAGTAGTATTTAATCTCTTACGACAACCAAATGCAAATGCCGTTGAAGTAGTAAAAAATGTTGATGATACTATTGAAAATATAAATCAGAAATTGAAAACACAAGGAATAATAATAAAAAAATCCTATGATTCAACTGCTTTTGTAGAAATGGCAATAAAAAGTGTTAAAGATGCAATAATACTTGGAAGTGTAATTGCTGTATTTATTATATTTCTATTTTTAAGAAAAATAAAATTATCATTAATAACTTTGTTTATTATTCCGGTAATATTTTTTATAACAATTATAGGTATTAAAATCACCAATTTAGATTTTAACTTATTTTCTCTTGGAGGATTAGCAGCTGCAATAGGTGGATTAATAGACCATATAATTATAGTTATAGAAAATATAGAAAGACATCTAAGACAAGGAAAAGATAAATTAAATGCAGTAATTGATGGCTCAAAAGAGATAATTCCTTTAATGAGTATAGCTACTTTTATATCTATTATTGTCTTTATACCTTTACTTTTGGTTTCCGGAATTGTTGGAGTTTTCTTTAAACAATTAGCATTAGTTTTAGTTGCAACATATCTAATATCACAACTTTTAGCTATATTTTTTGTTCCTGTTGTTGCTTATATACTTTTACCACAAAAAGAAGAGAAAAAAATTGATATTATAGATAAATTTAAAGAAAAATATATCAATTTTTTAAAGAAATCTTTTAAGTATGATTATATTTCTGTTCCAATTATTATTATAGGAATGATAACAACTTTTTTTCTTTATAAAACATTACCTTCAACATTTTTACCAAAATGGGATGAAGGAAATTTAGTATTAGATTTTAAATTTCCAACCGGAACATCCTTAGAAGAAAGTTATAAAGAAGCTATGAATATTGGGGAAATTATAAATAGCATTCCGGAAGTTGAAAGCTGGACATTAAGAATAGGAACATCCTTAGGAAATATAATCACTCAACCTAATATCGGAGATTTCCTTGTTGTTTTAAAAAATGATAGACAAAGGGATATTTTTCAAATAAAAGAAGAGTTAAGAGAAAAAATAAATTCTAGATTTCCTAATTTAGAAGAGTTTGATTTGCCTCAGGTTTTAGAAGATAGACTGGCGGATATAATGGGAGAAGAAGCTCCAATTTCCGTAATTTTATATGGTTCTGACCCAGAAAAACTTATAAAAACAGGACAATCAATAGAAAATATGTTAAGACAACAACCAATTTTAGAAGAAGTAAACCTTAAAACAAATTATGTTTCTCCTTCTATTAAAATAACTTTAAAACCGGATGCAGAAGCTATTTACGGTATAACCATAAATGATATTTACAACCAAATTTATAACATATATTGGGGAAATGTTATAGGAAATATAATGCAGGGAGAAAAAATATTTAATATTCGGATTTTAACTACACAAAAAAAGGATTTTTTTGAAATCAATGATTTAAAAATATATTCTAACAAATTAGGTAAATTAATACCTATCTCTTATGTTGCCGATATAAAAATAAAAGATAAAGAAGCTGAAGTAACCCATTATAATCTTTCTCCTGTTGCAATAATAACCGTAAGATTTAAAGGAAACGATATGTCAAAAGCCATTCAAGAAGTGAAGGAAACCTTAAGAAAAGCTCAAATTCCACGGGATATTTCGCCTATTATATCCGGATTTTACAAAGAACAACAAAAATCATTCAAAGAGATGTTTATAGTTATAATAATTTCTATAATTGTCATCTTAATAGCATTAATGTTTCAATTTAAAAATCTTAATATATCAATCTCAATACTATTGGCTCTTATTTTAACTCTTTTAGGAGTTTTTATAGGCTTATTTTTAACTAAAAAACCTATTGATATAACAGCTTTAATGGGAATGTTAATAGTTTTAAGCATTGTTATTAATAATAATATTCTTATATTTGATTTTTATGAGAAAAACCAGCAAAACAATATAACTGAAACAGAAAAAATTTTAAATGCAATATCTGTAAGATTTAGACCTATAATGATGACTATGTTATCAAACTCTTTTGCTATGTTACCTATTGCCTTAGCTATTGGAACAGGAACTCAAATAATTCAAAATTTAGCAATAGCAATGATTGGTGGTTTAATATTTGCAATTATTGTCAATTTATATATTATTCCTTTATTTTTTCATTACTTAAAAAGAAAGTTGCAATTTTAA
- a CDS encoding efflux RND transporter periplasmic adaptor subunit, producing the protein MRSLIYIFLFFIISNIYAEDFENKTDKVAVPVKISKPMEKISYLTIEVPAVVNIDNFCTINSKTEGYITTLIGRGDFVKKGMKIAEVKNEFLKTNIASLKNKINLSEEELNNLNKKLKNYEELYKLGLLSKNDLSDLKNTVIAKNLELENLKNQLKLSKIQEVNSKILSTCEGYIVEIIPNQSYIQLGSQIAKVYNPKKNFLSLYIPIEYLTQMKVNQNIKIKVLQKWYTAKIKEIIPVSEANLIEVKVYPVNDFSLPLNYKFTAQVEINETKGFSIPKEAIIIKDNKPFIFVVVGNKAKIRPVNILKDLGNEVLVSGNLSLNDQIIIQNAYRLEDGTEVIIK; encoded by the coding sequence ATGAGAAGTTTAATCTATATATTTTTATTTTTTATTATATCTAACATTTACGCAGAAGATTTTGAAAATAAAACAGATAAAGTTGCTGTTCCTGTGAAAATTTCTAAACCTATGGAAAAAATTTCCTATTTAACAATAGAAGTTCCGGCAGTTGTAAATATTGATAATTTTTGCACAATAAATTCTAAAACAGAAGGATATATAACAACTTTAATAGGTAGAGGAGATTTTGTAAAAAAAGGAATGAAAATTGCCGAAGTTAAAAATGAGTTTTTAAAAACAAATATAGCCTCATTAAAGAATAAAATAAATCTTTCGGAAGAAGAATTAAATAATCTAAACAAAAAGTTAAAAAATTATGAAGAATTATACAAGTTAGGTCTATTATCAAAAAATGATTTATCAGATTTAAAAAACACAGTTATTGCAAAAAATTTAGAACTTGAAAATTTAAAAAATCAATTAAAACTTTCAAAAATACAGGAAGTTAATTCAAAAATATTGTCAACATGTGAAGGATACATAGTAGAAATAATTCCAAATCAATCATATATTCAGCTTGGTTCACAAATAGCAAAAGTATACAATCCTAAGAAAAATTTTTTATCTTTATACATTCCAATTGAATATCTTACCCAAATGAAAGTAAACCAAAATATAAAAATAAAAGTTTTACAAAAATGGTATACTGCTAAAATTAAGGAAATTATTCCTGTCTCCGAAGCAAATTTAATAGAAGTAAAAGTCTATCCTGTTAATGATTTTTCATTACCATTAAATTATAAATTTACTGCACAGGTAGAAATAAATGAAACAAAGGGATTTTCTATTCCAAAAGAAGCAATAATAATAAAAGATAATAAACCTTTTATCTTTGTTGTAGTAGGAAATAAAGCAAAAATTAGACCGGTAAATATTTTAAAAGATTTAGGCAATGAAGTGTTAGTTTCAGGAAATTTATCTCTTAACGACCAAATAATTATTCAAAATGCTTACAGGCTTGAAGATGGAACAGAGGTAATAATAAAATGA
- a CDS encoding TolC family protein, translating to MKKIFILTLILICYIQNSKGDEVFNLFEKAKKNLQFQENIYLNQEYYNQKDEALRKSRFLDLNSNISYSRIKATKLQNFYDISTINISNNIDIFNKTKYDLKINEFEKEKAEFLIQKEQQQLFKNILDLYTSLLLYNQLINLQQENIEWIQKNLKFTKDAIQHELFPPVEEDKWKSKLLTEEEKLINYKENKDLIEKNLKILTGVNDIKLEEINIPEKIEDLENIQNKILERYPDLKILNLDKFILETDYQKEKNYWYPNLSIFYEYQINKDPTGNGNQNLIGTSINFKILNGATKYNLLSIKTKEKSIDILQQREKLRIIQEINSIYSSLSDGLKRLPLIQQKYSILKEILDKYQKAYQMRLVDFIMLDNYYKDYLSAKENYIQTQFKIYSNYQLLKYLATGEIYK from the coding sequence TTGAAAAAAATATTTATTCTTACCTTGATTTTAATTTGTTATATACAAAATAGCAAAGGTGATGAGGTTTTTAATCTATTTGAAAAAGCTAAAAAAAATCTACAATTTCAAGAAAATATTTATCTAAATCAGGAATATTATAATCAAAAAGATGAGGCTCTAAGAAAAAGTAGATTTTTAGATTTAAATTCTAATATTTCTTATTCAAGAATAAAAGCTACAAAATTACAAAATTTTTATGATATATCAACAATAAATATATCAAATAATATTGATATTTTTAATAAAACAAAATACGATTTGAAAATAAATGAATTTGAAAAAGAAAAAGCCGAATTTTTAATACAAAAAGAACAACAACAGCTTTTTAAAAATATATTGGATTTATACACATCTTTATTGCTGTATAATCAGTTGATAAATCTACAACAAGAAAATATTGAATGGATACAAAAAAATTTAAAATTTACAAAAGATGCAATTCAACATGAATTATTCCCTCCTGTAGAAGAAGATAAATGGAAATCAAAACTTTTAACAGAAGAAGAAAAACTTATTAATTATAAGGAAAATAAAGATTTAATTGAAAAAAATCTCAAAATTTTAACCGGAGTTAACGATATTAAATTAGAAGAAATAAATATTCCGGAAAAGATAGAAGATTTGGAAAATATACAAAATAAAATTTTAGAAAGATATCCGGATTTAAAAATTTTAAATTTAGATAAATTTATCTTGGAAACAGATTACCAAAAAGAAAAGAATTATTGGTATCCAAACCTATCTATTTTTTATGAATACCAAATAAATAAAGACCCTACCGGAAATGGCAATCAAAACCTTATAGGAACATCCATTAACTTTAAAATATTAAACGGTGCAACAAAATATAATTTACTAAGCATAAAAACAAAAGAAAAAAGTATAGATATATTACAACAAAGAGAAAAGTTAAGAATAATTCAAGAAATAAACTCTATATATAGCTCTTTATCAGATGGATTAAAAAGACTTCCTTTAATTCAGCAAAAATATTCAATCTTAAAAGAAATACTTGATAAATATCAAAAAGCATACCAGATGAGACTTGTTGATTTTATAATGCTTGATAACTATTATAAAGATTATCTTTCAGCGAAGGAAAATTATATTCAAACTCAATTTAAGATATACTCCAATTATCAATTACTTAAATATTTAGCAACGGGGGAAATTTACAAATGA
- a CDS encoding D-alanyl-D-alanine carboxypeptidase family protein, producing MKKIIILIMILIPFFIQAKEIKNHKKITKNHNVYKKTTKKKIKKVSADYEDFDIYKTKAYLVKVNGKVILEKNADEPLPMASLTKIMTALIVLEKIKPEEFLIVSKNAANETGHRVDIKEGEIYKVYDLLKAALISSGNDACYAIAEYTGGTEENFVRMMNKKARELGLKNTHFTNPCGHHDDMHYSTAEDLAKLTEIAMKNEVFRNIVRIKETQIETMDGKRIITLKNTNEMLRKDEDVYGVKTGYTPQAGKCLILKAKKEGKDILVVLLNSKDRWNVAEKILNDINSFAQIDKKIEINN from the coding sequence ATGAAAAAAATAATAATATTGATAATGATATTAATACCATTTTTTATACAAGCAAAAGAGATAAAAAATCATAAAAAAATAACAAAAAATCATAATGTATATAAAAAAACAACCAAAAAAAAGATAAAAAAAGTGTCTGCTGATTATGAAGATTTTGATATATATAAGACAAAAGCATATTTAGTTAAGGTGAATGGAAAAGTTATTTTAGAAAAAAATGCAGATGAACCTCTTCCTATGGCAAGTTTAACTAAAATAATGACTGCATTAATCGTTTTAGAAAAAATAAAACCAGAAGAATTTTTAATCGTATCAAAAAATGCAGCAAATGAAACAGGACATAGGGTTGATATAAAAGAAGGAGAAATTTATAAAGTGTATGATTTACTTAAAGCTGCTCTTATATCTTCCGGAAATGATGCATGCTATGCTATTGCAGAATATACCGGAGGAACAGAAGAAAATTTTGTCAGAATGATGAATAAAAAAGCAAGAGAACTCGGATTAAAAAATACACATTTTACAAATCCTTGTGGACATCATGATGATATGCATTACTCTACTGCAGAAGATTTAGCAAAATTAACAGAAATAGCAATGAAAAACGAGGTATTTAGAAATATAGTAAGAATAAAAGAAACCCAAATAGAAACCATGGATGGAAAAAGAATAATAACATTAAAAAACACAAATGAAATGCTAAGAAAAGATGAAGATGTTTATGGTGTAAAAACAGGATATACTCCCCAAGCCGGTAAATGTCTTATACTAAAAGCAAAAAAAGAAGGTAAAGATATATTAGTAGTCCTACTTAACTCAAAAGATAGGTGGAATGTAGCAGAAAAAATACTTAATGATATAAATAGTTTTGCTCAAATTGATAAAAAGATAGAAATTAATAATTGA
- a CDS encoding nucleoside deaminase: MGKKLKNDKYFLDLAYKEAEKAYKKGEVPVGAVVVCNGKVISKAHNLRQTKKNPLYHAEILAIQKASKKLKSWRLDDCILYITLEPCLMCAGVIMQSRIKKVIFSAEDKKAGVVLNNFKVFDEKNLPFKIEYSFISDEKAINILKNFFKEKRNEKNNNIDNDINTIFYTSKRDKKS; encoded by the coding sequence TTGGGAAAGAAGTTAAAAAATGATAAATATTTTCTTGATTTAGCCTATAAAGAAGCAGAAAAAGCATATAAAAAAGGAGAAGTGCCGGTAGGAGCAGTTGTTGTTTGCAATGGAAAAGTTATATCAAAAGCTCATAATTTAAGACAAACGAAAAAAAATCCTTTATATCATGCCGAAATATTAGCAATTCAAAAAGCATCAAAAAAATTAAAATCTTGGCGATTAGATGATTGTATTTTATATATTACCCTTGAACCTTGCTTAATGTGTGCCGGTGTAATAATGCAATCAAGGATAAAAAAAGTAATATTTTCAGCAGAAGATAAAAAAGCAGGTGTAGTATTAAACAATTTTAAAGTATTTGACGAAAAAAATTTACCATTTAAAATAGAATATAGTTTTATTTCCGACGAAAAAGCTATTAATATATTAAAGAATTTTTTCAAGGAGAAGAGAAATGAAAAAAATAATAATATTGATAATGATATTAATACCATTTTTTATACAAGCAAAAGAGATAAAAAATCATAA
- a CDS encoding MTH1187 family thiamine-binding protein, whose product MSVLVDFSMFPTDKGESVSPYVSRIIKMIDESGIDYKLSPMGTTFEVATMEEALEIINKAYKLLEPDCNRVYSVVKFDIRKGKDNRLKQKIESVERNIGKEVKK is encoded by the coding sequence ATGTCAGTATTGGTTGATTTTAGTATGTTTCCAACAGATAAAGGAGAAAGCGTTAGCCCTTATGTAAGTAGAATTATAAAAATGATTGATGAAAGTGGTATAGATTATAAATTATCTCCTATGGGAACAACTTTTGAAGTGGCAACAATGGAAGAAGCCCTTGAAATAATAAACAAAGCTTATAAACTTCTTGAACCGGATTGCAACAGAGTTTATTCTGTTGTTAAATTTGATATAAGAAAAGGCAAAGATAACAGATTAAAACAAAAGATAGAATCGGTAGAGAGAAATATTGGGAAAGAAGTTAAAAAATGA
- the mazG gene encoding nucleoside triphosphate pyrophosphohydrolase, translated as MEEGKNFQEVVDIVAKLRKECPWDREQTNQSIKNNLIEEAYELFEAIEENDDKKMIEELGDVLLQVVFHSQIKKDEGKFDINDVLVNLKNKLIKRHPHVFGDSMAKTAEEVLKQWHQIKQEEKNSILEGIPKRMPALIRAVKVQNRMAKVGFEWESIDEVWKKVEEELNELKEAKTDEEKKHELGDLLIAITNLARFMNIDPEEALHLSIDRTINRFSYIEQKAKEQNKKVEEMSLKEMDMYWNEAKQKEEMAKRFDMVANKYDTPDKEERSRIFVEKILSLIPVTKDWKVLDLGAGTGTTDIYLSPYVKEIVAFDLSEGMLSVFKEKIEKNNIQNIRIYKKDIFQGDFEEKDFDMIISTMAFHHLDNPKEAINFLKNYLKKGGYLVIVDLDKEDGSFHSDNTDVKHFGFSRDEVIKWFDENEFEIKFLDIIYNIDKEKDGMTKSYPVFMVIAKRR; from the coding sequence ATGGAAGAAGGAAAAAATTTTCAAGAAGTTGTTGATATAGTAGCAAAACTTAGAAAAGAATGCCCTTGGGATAGAGAACAAACAAACCAATCTATAAAAAATAATCTTATAGAAGAAGCTTATGAACTTTTTGAAGCAATAGAAGAAAATGATGATAAAAAAATGATAGAAGAGCTTGGAGATGTTTTGCTTCAAGTGGTTTTTCATTCACAGATTAAAAAAGATGAAGGAAAATTTGATATAAATGATGTTTTGGTAAATTTAAAAAATAAATTAATAAAGAGACATCCACATGTTTTTGGCGATTCTATGGCAAAAACAGCAGAAGAAGTTTTAAAACAATGGCATCAAATAAAACAGGAAGAAAAAAATTCTATCCTTGAAGGAATACCAAAAAGAATGCCGGCATTGATAAGAGCAGTAAAAGTTCAAAACAGAATGGCAAAAGTTGGTTTTGAATGGGAAAGTATAGATGAAGTATGGAAAAAAGTAGAAGAAGAACTAAATGAATTAAAAGAAGCAAAAACCGATGAAGAAAAAAAACATGAGCTTGGAGATTTGCTTATAGCAATTACTAATTTAGCAAGATTTATGAATATTGACCCGGAAGAAGCCCTACATCTATCAATAGATAGAACAATTAACAGATTTTCTTATATAGAACAAAAAGCAAAAGAACAAAATAAAAAAGTTGAAGAAATGAGCTTAAAGGAGATGGATATGTATTGGAATGAAGCAAAACAAAAAGAAGAAATGGCAAAAAGATTTGATATGGTTGCAAATAAATATGACACACCGGATAAAGAAGAAAGGTCAAGAATTTTTGTTGAAAAAATATTATCTCTCATACCGGTAACAAAAGATTGGAAAGTTTTAGACCTTGGAGCCGGCACAGGAACAACAGATATATATTTATCACCTTATGTTAAAGAGATAGTAGCTTTTGATTTATCCGAAGGAATGCTTTCTGTATTTAAGGAAAAAATTGAAAAAAATAATATTCAAAATATAAGAATTTACAAAAAAGATATATTCCAGGGAGATTTTGAAGAAAAAGATTTTGATATGATTATAAGCACAATGGCTTTTCATCATTTAGACAATCCAAAAGAAGCAATCAATTTTCTAAAAAATTATCTAAAAAAAGGCGGTTATCTTGTTATTGTTGATTTAGATAAAGAAGATGGCTCTTTCCATTCAGATAATACAGATGTTAAACATTTTGGATTTAGCAGGGATGAAGTTATAAAATGGTTTGATGAAAATGAATTTGAAATAAAATTTCTTGATATAATTTATAATATTGATAAAGAAAAAGATGGTATGACTAAAAGTTATCCGGTATTTATGGTAATAGCCAAGAGGAGGTAA